The genomic window CTCGAAATGACTCTTAGGTCAGCCTGACTGGAGATTGGTAGCGGGGTAGAGCACTGATTGAGCGTTTAGGGAGGGAAACTTCTCGGCGTTCTGTAAAACTCCGAACTCGTTACCGTTGTTGATGGTTGGAGTGCGGGGCGCGGGGTAAGCTTGTGTCCCGAAAGAGAAACAACTCAGACTATGGTTAAGGTCCCTAAATGTTGGATAAGTGTAAGGGAGTCTTTGGCCCAAGACAATGGGCAGGTGGGCTTAGAAGCAGCCATCCTTTAACGAGTTCGTAACAGATCACCCATCGAGGTCAAAGGCATCTAAAATGGACGGGATTTAATCCAACTACCGATACCATAGAACGCATGATTTTTTTTTGTGTGATTGTGTAGAGTGGCGATCTGTGAGGGTTGAAGTGGGGGCGTGAGCTCCTGTGGACCTTGCAGGTATGTGGATCCTGGTAGTAGTAGCAGCAAAGTAAGGTGAGAATCCTTACCGCCGGAGGGGCTAGGGTTCCTTGGCAATGTTCGTCAGCCAAGGGTTAGTCGATCCTAAGGTCAGTCGTAAGTCGAGCTGATCGAAAGGGAAACAGGTTAATATTCCTGTACATAGTTGATACGTGCGGTGACGTGTGGACTAATTTCTGACGCTTTGAGATAGGTTTTGTATGATTGTCGTCATATTTAAGTGTTTAAGCCAGGGGAGAGGTGTAATGGCGAGAACCTGGTGTAGGCATGATTGAGCAGTTTGTATTTTTTTGATTGTTTAACTGATTCATGGAGTCCTTGAAAAGGGAATTAGTATGGATTCAACTATTTCGTACCGAGATCCGTCACAGGTGCCCCTAGTTGAGTAGATTTAGGCGTTTTAAGGTAAACTAGCTAAGGGAAATCGGCAAAATGGCCCCGTAACTTTGGGAGAAGGGGTGCCAGCTATGTGAATAGCTGGTCTCAGTGACCAGGGGGGCCCGACTGTTTAATAAAAACATAGCTCTCTGCTAGCCTGAAAAGGTGTGTACAGAGGGCGACACCTGCCCAGTGCTGGCACGTGAAGCTTCGGTTCAACGGAGTGAAGCGCCAGTAAACGGCGGGGGTAACTATAACCCTCTTAAGGTAGCGAAATGCCTTGTCGGATAAGTACCGACCTGCATGAATGGTAGAACGAGGTCCCCACTGTCCCTAGCTAGATCTTAGTGAACCTGCTGTTCTGGTGAACAAGCCAGAGACTTCCATTGGGAAGTGAAGACCCCGTAGAGTTTTACTGCAGTCTGCTGTTGAGGCTTGGTTGTTGGTATGCAGTGTAGGTGGGAGAATTCGATGCGTGTTCGCTAGGATGCGTTGATTCGTTCTTGAGACACCACCTTCTGGTAACTGTGTTTCTAACATGCTTTTTTTTTGGTGTGGACATCGGTAGATGGGCAGTTCGGCTGGGGCGGCACGGGCTTGAAAGTGTATCAAGCCCGCCCTAAGGTCAACTCAGGTGGGACAGAGATCCATCGTAGAGTGTAAGGGCAAATAGTTGGCCTGACTGTGTTTTGATTAGTAAGAAATTCAGAGGCGAAAGCCGGGCCTAGCGAACCTCAAACTCCTCGTTGATGGGGGGTTGAGATGACAGAAAAACTACCTCGGGGATAACTGGGTGGTCGCAGGCAAGAGCCCATATCGACCCTGCGGCTTGCTACTTCGATGTCGGTTCTTTCCATCCTGGGTGTGCAGCAGCACCCAAGGGTGGGGTTGTTCGCCCATTAAAGGGGAACGTGAGCTGGGTTTAGACCGTCGTGAGACAGGTTGGTTACTATCTAATGGATGTGTTAGTGGTCTGAGGGGAAGGTGGCTCCAGTACGAGAGGAACGAGTTGTCGGTGCCTCTGGTTTACCAGTTGTCTGATAAGGCATTGCTGGGCAGCTACGCACTGGATGATAAAGGCTGAAAGCATCTAAGCCTGAGGTGTCCCCTGAAAATAGATTGCTTAGGACGCGAGTAGAAGACTTGTTTGATGGGGTAGGGATGTAAGCTTAGAGGTTTTTTATATCCGATTTGTTTAGTCCGCTGCTTCCAATTGTTCGCTTGCTTTATTTTCTTGTTTGTGTATTCGGAGAATTTGTTTGTTATGAATTCTAGTGTTCGTCGAGTTGTTATTTTTTGATGGATGGTTAGGATTCGGTTTGGTGTATTCAGTTTGGGTGAAGTTTGTACGGTTTTTTTTTTAAGATCATCTAAATTTATTAATTTATAACTTATTTATTGTTATATTGGTTTGGCGGTCATAGCGTTGGGGTTATACCTGGTCTCGTTTCGATCTCAGAAGTTAAGTCTTTTCGCGTTTTGTTTGTGTACTATGGGTTTCGGTCTATGGGAATTTCATTTTGCTGCCAGCCTTTTTTTATCTAAGAATATTTAGTTTTATATATTACGAACTATTTATTTTCACCTTATTTTTTCATCTTATTTTTTTATATTTTAAATACTTTTAGAAATTTATTTTCTAATTTCTTAGTATATTATATCTATTTTCTAAAAATATCTAAAAGTTTATATATCATGTATAACAATTGTTATATATGGATATTTTCTAAAATATTTTTTAGTCTTAAATATTTTTAATATTTTTTTTATTAATTATTATAACAATTGTTATTTTTGATAAAATTCTATTAAAAATATTTTTAAACTTATTAATTTTTTGATTTTATTTAATATTCATTAATTTTATTAAATTTTATATTATAGGTGATAAAAAATGACAAATAAAAATTATGGATTAAGTACTTTAGGATTACATGCAGGACAAGAAGAACCAGATCCAGCAACTGGTGCAAGAGCCGTTCCCATTTATCAAACTTCTTCTTATGTATTTAAAGATACGGAAGAGGCAGCTAACAGATTTGCACTTCAAGAATTTGGTCAAATTTATAGTAGGTTAACAAATCCTACTTCAGATGCATTTGAAGCAAGAATTACTGCTATTGAAGGAGGCAATTCTGGAATTTCTACTGCAAGTGGTTTAGCTGCTATTTCTTATGCTCTCTTAAATATTACAGAACCTGGAGATGATATAGTTTCTGCAAATAATCTTTATGGAGGAACATATCAATTATTTGAGTATACATTTAAAGATTTAGCTCGTAATGTAATTTTTGTTGATTCTGAAGATTTAAATGCTTTTGAGGAGGCAATTACTGATAAAACTAAGGCAATATATATTGAATCTCTGGGAAATCCTAAATTAGATGTTCCTGATTTTGAAAAATTGGCTAAAATAGCTCATTTTCATGATATTCCTTTAATAGTGGATAATACCTCAGGTGTTGGGATTGTAAGACCTTTAGATTATGGTGCTGATGTGATAGCTGCATCTGCTACTAAGTTTGTAGGAGGTCATGGTACTGCTGTAGGTGGATATATTGTTGATAGTGGTAAATTTAATTGGGGTAATGGTAAGTTTCCAACTATATCTAAGCCAGATCCAAGTTATCATGGAATAAATTATTGGGAAACATTTGGGGATGTTCCAGAACTTGGAAATATTGCCTACACTCTTAGAATAAGAGCTAGATTATTGAGAGATTTAGGTGCTACACTTGCTCCTGTCCACAGTTTTATTTTCTTACAAGGTTTAGAAACTTTATCAATAAGGGTAGCTAAACATTCTGAAAATGCAATTAAAGTAGCAAAACACCTAGAACAACACCCTGCAGTAAGTTGGGTAAATTATCCAGGACTTGAAAATCATCCAAGTCATGAAATTGCTAAAAAGTATTTAGGTGATAAATTTGGTGCCCTTATTGCATTTGGAATAAAAGGAGGATTAGAAGCAGGAAAAGAATTTATTAATAATGTTGAATTATTATCATTACTTGCTAATATTGGTGATGCAAAAAGTTTAGTTATTCATCCAGCATCTACTACACATCAACAATTAGGCCCTGAAGAACAAAAAAGTACTGGTGTAACTCAAGATTTAATTAGATTGTCTGTAGGTCTTGAGGATGTAGAAGATATCATTGCTGATATTGATCAAGCTCTAGATAAAGTTACATACAATTTTGGTGAATAATAGATTATTTCTTAAAATTATCATTTTCTATTTTTTCATTTTATTTTTAATTATTTCTTAAAATTATCATTTTCTATTTTTTCATTTTATTTTTATTAATTTTATTAATTTTTTTATTTCATAAATTATTATATTCTAATTTTAAATTAGAAATTAGTTAAACCTAAACCTTATATACTAAAACTTACTAATAATTAAATATGAAAATATAACTATTGTTATATTTTTTAAAATATGATTATAACTATTGTTATAATTTTAAATTAAACTATTTGATTTTCAATTAAAGATTTAATTCTATAAATTATTAGGAGTGATTATTATGATATACATGGACAATTCTGCTACTTCTCCAATTAAAGAAGAAGTATTTAATGCAATGATTCCCTATTTAAAAGAGGAGTTTGGAAATCCTTCAACTTTTTATACTTTAGGTAGAAATGCTAAAAAGGCTGTCGAAGAAGCTCGTGAAAATATAGCTAAATTAATAAATGCTGATACAAAAGAGATTATATTTACAAGTGGAGGTACCGAATCTGATAATATGGCTATTAAAGGTGTGGCTTTAAAATTTGAAGATAAAGGTAAACATATTATTACAACAGAAATTGAACATCCTGCAGTACTTAGAACTTGCGAATTCTTAGAATCAAGAGGCTTTGAACTTAGTTATTTACCTGTAAATGAAAATGGTATAATTAGTACAGAAGATTTGAAGAATGCAATAAGAGAGGATACTATTTTAATTTCTGTAATGCATGCAAATAATGAAATAGGAACTATACAACCTATTGAAGAAGTAGGTAAAATTGCAAAGGAAAATAATATTTTATTCCATTGTGATGCAGTACAATCTGTTGGAAAAATACCTGTTGATGTAAAAGAAGCAAATATTGACTTATTGTCTATTTCTTCTCATAAAATTTATGGTCCAAAGGGTGTAGGTGTACTATTTATTAAAAAAGGGCTTAAATTAGAGTTATTAATTCATGGTGGTGGCCAGGAGAATGGTCTTAGATCTGGAACTGAGAATGTTCCAGGTATAGTGGGTTTTGGTAAAGCAGCTGAGCTTGCTTACGAGCATTTAGATGAAAATATTGCAAAACTTAAGCAATTAAGAGATTCTCTTATAGAAAAGATTCTTGAAAGGATTCCCGAATCTTACTTAAATGGTGATAGGGAAAATAGACTTCCAAATAATGCAAACTTTAGATTTTCTTCAATTGAAGGTGAAGGTTTAATTTTAAGATTAGATGCTGAAGGAATTAATGGAGCAACTGGTTCTGCATGTTCATCTAAAAGTTTAAAAGCCTCATATGTATTAAGTGCTTTAGGTTTAGAGGATGAAGAAATTCATGGTTCTTTAAGATTAAGTTTAGGAACTGAGAATAATATGAAAGATGTTGATGTAGTAGTAGATGCAATAGCTAAAGTTGTTGGTGAACTAAGAGAAATGTCTCCATTGTGGGATAATAAAAATAATGTATCTTTAGAATTAGATGAATCTAAATTTACAGACTCTAATAATTAGAAATTAAAATATTTTAAGTTAATTATTTAAATTAAAAAACTATCTAAAAATTGAATGATGTGATATTATGTATAGTGATAAGGTTATGGATCATTTTACAAAGCCAAGAAATTCCGGTATTATTGAAGATGCAAGTGGTGAAGGAACCGTTGGAAATCCTACTTGTGGTGATTTAATGACTATTTATATTGATGTGGATAATGATGAAGTAATTCAAGATATAAAATTTAAAACTTTTGGTTGTGGTGCTGCAATAGCTACAAGTAGCATGATAACTGAAATTGCAAAGGGAATGAATGTTGATGAAGCTTTAGAAATAACTAGAAATGATGTAGCTGATGCATTAGATGGTCTTCCACCAATTAAAATGCATTGTTCTAACCTAGCAGCAGATGCATTAACTGAAGCAATTAAAGATTATAAATCTAAAATTCATTGAGTTTTAATTTTTTAATTATTTTAATTATTTTTTATTTTTTATTTTTTCTATTTTTCATTATTTTTTTATTTTAGTTTTATATATATTTGAAACTTTTTTTATTTTAGTTTTATATATTTGAAACTTTTTTAATTTTAATTTACAATTTTTCATAACTCTTCTAGAAAATTATTGCAATTTTTCACATTTTCATTATTGTGGTAAAATTATATATTAGCATTTAATTAAATGATAGTTTATTGAAATAAAATTAATTTAATTAATCATAAAATTTATTTAATAAGAAGTGATGGTCTATTTGTAAAAATGAATTTATACTATCTATATGTGATAGGTTAAATATAGTAGTTTAATAAATTTTTTTGTTTTTGCTTTAAAAGATAGAAAAAATAGAATTTTTAAAAGATAAAAAAATAGAATTTTTAAAAAATTTTTAAAAAAATAGAAAATGAAAAATGATTAATACAAATTTTTTTTTTTTATTAATAAAAATGTATTTAAATTAATTGTTTTTAAAATTTTATATTAAATTTAAATTATTATTATTATTTTTAAAATTTTATATTAAATTTAAATTATTATTATTATTTTTAAAATTTTATATTAAATTTAAATTATTATTATTATTTTTAAAATTTTATATTAAATTTAAATTATTATTATTATTTTTAAAATTTTATATTAAATTTAAATTATTATTATTATTTTTAAAATTTTATATTAAATTTAAATTATTATTCCTTAGTCATATTTTGGACTTCATTTAGAAGTTGTTTTAAAACTTCTTTTCCAAGACCTTCAATATACTTAATTGATCCTGCACATTCATGGCCTCCGCCATCAATACCTGCTTGAGGTATTTTATCTGCAAGACTAATCACTATATTATTTACATTAAAACCAAATAATTGATGGACGGTATCAGTTGCTCTTAAAACTCCGAAATCCGGGCCATGTCCAAGAGTTATAATTGGTTTATCTTCACCAATTTCTTTAACAATCTTGTCATGAACAAATCCACATGTTTTTCCAGGAGCTGGGAATGTAAATTTATGAGCATATTTCTCAACATCTAAAACATTAAAGTAGATTCCATTTTCTAACTGTATTCTCTTAATATTTGGTAAAGCTGCTTTCATTTGAGTATCAACACGTTTTAAATATTCTTTATATAGTGCTTCAACCATTTTTGGATGTTTATCAAGGTTATCAACACCTAAAATAGTATCCATTATGCCTCTACCATTCATAAATCTAAGGAAGTATGCTTCAAAATCAACACATTCAGCAATTTTCTTTAATTGTTCTCTATCATAAGCTTTTTCTGATGCAAGTTTAATATATTGTTCTACTTCATCAGCTTCAGCATGGTCTCCTAAAAGAGCAATAGCTGGTAAATGTTTAAGCAAATCCTTTACTTCAGGATTAATAATATGTGCTATCTCAGTTGCAAGTGCACCAGCAGTTATTTGTGAGTCTCCCCCTACAAGATATGGATTTACATGAGTATCTACATATTCATCAACTGCAACAGTACCTGCAATAATATCATCACTATTACAATCTATAGTTCCATCAATAGTTTCTCCACTTTTTAAAGTTTTTGTAATTAATTCTCCAGGGAAATGATGGTCAATAACTACAATTTCAATATCATAAATTTTTGCTTGCATTAATGATACAATATCTTCTTCAGTAGAACCATTATCTAATAATAGGATTAATGGTAATTTTTGCCCATGTCTTTTCAGGTCTTCTAATGCAAAGGATAAATCTTTAACCACGTCTTCTAATTCATAGAATGGGGCTTTACTTGGAGAGCGTTTAAAGTAATGGTATTCTGCATCACTATCTGGATTATTCTCTTTTAAAAAAGGAATAACTGCTTTTTCAATTGCAACTCCTGCACAAATACCATCTGCATCAGCATGATGTCTAACGAGAATAGATCTTCCATCTAAAATAGCTCTTCTAATAACTTTTGCAGCTTCTCTCATTTTAGGTTTTAATCTATCTAAAATTGGGCTTTGAATTAAGAAATCCACATCATCAGGTTCTGCTTTTTTATCTAAAGCTATATCAATGAGTTCTCTCATTTTCTTAGCTTTTTCGTCCTCTAGTTTTTCAATACTGCTAGATTCTATTTGGATTTCACCATTATGTTTGTTAACTTCTCCAATTACTTCAACAATATCACCAATTTCTATTTCTGGATACATTCTAACTCCAGGTTCATTAAATGCAGCTGCCCAAGTAATTGAAGTTTCATCAGTAATTGTAAATATAGTTGGTCCAGAGGTTTGCTGTATTTGTATTACTTCTCCGTAAACTTTTACAATGTTTTTAAGTGAGGAATCATCGAGAGATGCAATTTTTGTTCTTTCAATATTTTTCTTGACTTTTTTAATTATATATTCTCCTTTAAAAACACTTGCAGGAGCCATATCTACTTCACGTTTTCTCTCTTTTATTTGTGTTATTCTTACAAATACATAGTCCCCTACTTTATTATTAGAGTTACGTGTTCTCATTAATCCCCAAACTTGATTGTTTAAGCTTACAAAAAGACCATATCTTTCTACTCTAGTGACTTTACCTCTATAGATGGAATTAAGTTCTAAATCACTCATTTCACATAATTCATCTAATTCATAAACAATTTCTTTTCCAGAAATATCAGATTCGACAACTATTTTTTCTGGGCTTTTTTCTTCTAGTTTTTTCATTTTTTCTTCTTCTTGCTTTTCAATACATTCATCACAATAGTTTTTATCAGAGTCAATAAGTTTTCCACAAGTATTACAAAGATTAATTTCTCCAGTTCCATTACAATAAGGACAACTTTCTAATAGATCTACTGTTCCTTTTCCATTACATACTTCACATGGAACATCTTGGTTAGCATCTAAATCAAACTTTGCTCTAGCATTACTGTTTACTCCTTTAAAATGATTCTTCATTTCAAAAGTGTCTATATAACCAGTTCCATCGCAACTTTCACATATTTTTGTATCTACAATTATAGAACCAGTTCCATTACATTTAGGACATGATTTTTTCATTTTTTCCTCTCTCACTTAATTTAGATTATAATATTTAAAAATTAAATTATCCTATATTTTTTTGAATAATTTGGTTTTTTTATATTATTCCTGCTTTTTTGAATAATTCAGTGTTATTTTCTACTAATTTATTTCTTTCATTTTGAAGAATTACTGCTTTTTTCATTAATGAGTTAGCTGATTTAGCATAGGAATTTCCAGAATAAGTATCATTATTTATATAGTATTGCATAGCTAAATAAAGTTCATCACTTGCTTGTTTTTTTAAGGACACTTCCTCTTTGATTAAATTTATATAGTCTTTATAAGTACTTTCATTTAAATCATCTTTATACTCTTCAATTTCTGAAAGTTTTTCCTCAGCATCATTAAATTTTTCTTTTGCCATTTGGATATTGTTATTTCCACTAGCAAAATCACGGCTATTAATAGAGCTAATAGCAGAATTATAATCAGTATCTCCTTCAGTAATATCTGTATTCAAATCTTTCATTCTATTGTTTATATTATCAATAGGGCTATTAATACATCCACTTATACTAACAACTGCTATTAATACTAAAACAATTAATATAATATCTTTTCTCATGTTATCTAATATTCTTTTTTTAAATTTATTTGTTTATTTTTAATTTTTTAAATTAATTATTGTATACATGAAAATAATAATTTTATTATACTATAATATTAATAATATGATTTTCATATTTAATAAAATTTAGTAATTTAAGAAAAATAATAGAATTTTTTTTTAAACCATTTGAAAAATAGTAAATGGTTAGAATAGTTTAAGTTAAAAACTAAAAACATTAAGTTAAAAACTAAAAACAAAGTAAACTTTTTAAAATAAGCTAATGGGAAGATAAGTTAAAAAATTTAAATTAAGTTAAAAGGTAAAAATAAAGTAAATAAGAAAATAAGTTAAAAATAAAAACAAAAAAGTATTATTTAAATAAATAATACTTAGGAATGCCATAAACCGTGAATGTTACAATATTCAATAGCTTTTACATCTTCAAGCTCTGCATTCACATCAAATACTGCTTTAGGTTCATCATTAGGTTTTAAGTTTGCACGGTAAACTTGATCTCCAACTATTAATTCAACGAAATTAATGTAATGTTCTTCTTCCATTGGGTGTGGTACTTCTCCCATAGTTACGACAATTTTACCACCTTCTTTAGTAATTACAGGGATGTGTTTTACTCCACCTTCTGGTAATTGTCTAGGTTCTAAAAGTTCCATTGCTTCTTCACAACAACTTAATTCACCTGCACCTTCTGCAATAACTTCAACCATGTTTCCACAACGGTTACATCTGTAAATTTCATTAATTTTAGTCATATTATTTCCTCCAAATAATGATTAATTCTATTTTGTTTTTTTCAATATTTAAAGTTTTATATAATTAAAATATTTGAGTTTTTTTCAATATTTAAGGTGTTATATAATTAAAATATTTGAGTTTTTTCAATATTTAAGGTTTTATATAATTAAGATATTTGATTTTAAAGGCTATTATATTTATATATGTTATTTTTATTTTTTTATTATTTTTTCTTCTATTCTTTTATTTATTTTAGCTTATATTTTGAAATGTTTTATAAAAACTTTTTATATTTGTAATTATATAAATATAAATTAAGAAATTAAAATTTCATTTAAAGTTTTTCAAATTCAAGGAAAAAATTAATTTTTAAAATCTTTTTTAATCTTTAAAAAGTTTTACATACTTTATTTGAAATTTTATCAAATTTTAATAAATCAAAAATTAATAAGATAAATTAAAGTTAGGTATCAATAGATAATCATAGTTTGATTAAATAATATGTGTAATTTGTAATATGCCTATAATTTAAGTGGGTGAAAGTATGAGTTTAATTATTGCTTATGTTGGAAATAAAGGATGTGTAATGGTAGGGGACAAAAGGAGAATTGCTTATTTTGGTTCTAAAGAAGAACGTGAACTTTTAGAACAAGAAATTTATTCTGGAGATATTTCTAGTGATGAAGACTTATATGCAAGAGCAGAAGAACTTGAAATAAGTTTAAAAATAAGTGATGATGCATGCAAAGTAAAAAGCTTAGAAAATGTTGCAGTAGGAGAAGTTAGTTCAAGAGGAGCTATGGAAACTAAAAGAAAAAGAATTTATGGTACAACAAATGGTTTCCAGATTGTTGAGCTCACTGGCTCTGAAATCGTTAATGTTAAAAGAGGCGAATCCTCTATAATTGTATTTGGAAATAAAATTACAAAGTCTTTAGCTAATGATATGCTTAAAAATAAATGGAAGCCTAGTTTTAGTTTAAAATATATGGGAGAGATCTTTGGACAAATCATAGAGGATATTTCTACAAAAACACCTTCTTTAGGTACTAAGTATGATGTTGTTATTCAACAGAATAATTTATCTAAAACTAAAGTTCAAGATTATTTAGATGAAGTTATTGAAAGAGATATAAATCTTTTAGCTAAATTTCGAAATAAACTTAAAGAAGATTTATTAAAACAAAATGAAACAATTAAATTGGCTTCCACTATTATTGATGAAGGACCTATAGGTATTGTTGATTCAATTGATGAAAACTTAATTCAAGTTAAATTAAACCCTGATGTTAGAGCATTTGATATTAATTGGAAACTTCTTGCAAAACCTGGCGAAAATGTTATCATGTTTGTTGAAGGAGAAGATGCTGTATCATTAAAAGACCAAGTTGTAATAGAAAATGAAGCTTTATGTATTAAAGGTAATAAAGCTAATTTAAAATGTGATATTATATTATGTCATCTTGAATAAATTGTATTTATTATTTCTTTAGTTATTGTAAAGGTGACAATAATGAAATTAACATTTTTAGGATCTGGTGGTGGTAGATTTACCACTATTAGTCAGAAAAGAATGACTG from Methanobrevibacter olleyae includes these protein-coding regions:
- a CDS encoding O-acetylhomoserine aminocarboxypropyltransferase/cysteine synthase family protein is translated as MTNKNYGLSTLGLHAGQEEPDPATGARAVPIYQTSSYVFKDTEEAANRFALQEFGQIYSRLTNPTSDAFEARITAIEGGNSGISTASGLAAISYALLNITEPGDDIVSANNLYGGTYQLFEYTFKDLARNVIFVDSEDLNAFEEAITDKTKAIYIESLGNPKLDVPDFEKLAKIAHFHDIPLIVDNTSGVGIVRPLDYGADVIAASATKFVGGHGTAVGGYIVDSGKFNWGNGKFPTISKPDPSYHGINYWETFGDVPELGNIAYTLRIRARLLRDLGATLAPVHSFIFLQGLETLSIRVAKHSENAIKVAKHLEQHPAVSWVNYPGLENHPSHEIAKKYLGDKFGALIAFGIKGGLEAGKEFINNVELLSLLANIGDAKSLVIHPASTTHQQLGPEEQKSTGVTQDLIRLSVGLEDVEDIIADIDQALDKVTYNFGE
- the nifS gene encoding cysteine desulfurase NifS; the encoded protein is MYMDNSATSPIKEEVFNAMIPYLKEEFGNPSTFYTLGRNAKKAVEEARENIAKLINADTKEIIFTSGGTESDNMAIKGVALKFEDKGKHIITTEIEHPAVLRTCEFLESRGFELSYLPVNENGIISTEDLKNAIREDTILISVMHANNEIGTIQPIEEVGKIAKENNILFHCDAVQSVGKIPVDVKEANIDLLSISSHKIYGPKGVGVLFIKKGLKLELLIHGGGQENGLRSGTENVPGIVGFGKAAELAYEHLDENIAKLKQLRDSLIEKILERIPESYLNGDRENRLPNNANFRFSSIEGEGLILRLDAEGINGATGSACSSKSLKASYVLSALGLEDEEIHGSLRLSLGTENNMKDVDVVVDAIAKVVGELREMSPLWDNKNNVSLELDESKFTDSNN
- the nifU gene encoding Fe-S cluster assembly scaffold protein NifU, which produces MYSDKVMDHFTKPRNSGIIEDASGEGTVGNPTCGDLMTIYIDVDNDEVIQDIKFKTFGCGAAIATSSMITEIAKGMNVDEALEITRNDVADALDGLPPIKMHCSNLAADALTEAIKDYKSKIH
- a CDS encoding DHH family phosphoesterase, which codes for MKKSCPKCNGTGSIIVDTKICESCDGTGYIDTFEMKNHFKGVNSNARAKFDLDANQDVPCEVCNGKGTVDLLESCPYCNGTGEINLCNTCGKLIDSDKNYCDECIEKQEEEKMKKLEEKSPEKIVVESDISGKEIVYELDELCEMSDLELNSIYRGKVTRVERYGLFVSLNNQVWGLMRTRNSNNKVGDYVFVRITQIKERKREVDMAPASVFKGEYIIKKVKKNIERTKIASLDDSSLKNIVKVYGEVIQIQQTSGPTIFTITDETSITWAAAFNEPGVRMYPEIEIGDIVEVIGEVNKHNGEIQIESSSIEKLEDEKAKKMRELIDIALDKKAEPDDVDFLIQSPILDRLKPKMREAAKVIRRAILDGRSILVRHHADADGICAGVAIEKAVIPFLKENNPDSDAEYHYFKRSPSKAPFYELEDVVKDLSFALEDLKRHGQKLPLILLLDNGSTEEDIVSLMQAKIYDIEIVVIDHHFPGELITKTLKSGETIDGTIDCNSDDIIAGTVAVDEYVDTHVNPYLVGGDSQITAGALATEIAHIINPEVKDLLKHLPAIALLGDHAEADEVEQYIKLASEKAYDREQLKKIAECVDFEAYFLRFMNGRGIMDTILGVDNLDKHPKMVEALYKEYLKRVDTQMKAALPNIKRIQLENGIYFNVLDVEKYAHKFTFPAPGKTCGFVHDKIVKEIGEDKPIITLGHGPDFGVLRATDTVHQLFGFNVNNIVISLADKIPQAGIDGGGHECAGSIKYIEGLGKEVLKQLLNEVQNMTKE
- a CDS encoding desulfoferrodoxin; this translates as MTKINEIYRCNRCGNMVEVIAEGAGELSCCEEAMELLEPRQLPEGGVKHIPVITKEGGKIVVTMGEVPHPMEEEHYINFVELIVGDQVYRANLKPNDEPKAVFDVNAELEDVKAIEYCNIHGLWHS
- a CDS encoding DUF2121 family protein is translated as MSLIIAYVGNKGCVMVGDKRRIAYFGSKEERELLEQEIYSGDISSDEDLYARAEELEISLKISDDACKVKSLENVAVGEVSSRGAMETKRKRIYGTTNGFQIVELTGSEIVNVKRGESSIIVFGNKITKSLANDMLKNKWKPSFSLKYMGEIFGQIIEDISTKTPSLGTKYDVVIQQNNLSKTKVQDYLDEVIERDINLLAKFRNKLKEDLLKQNETIKLASTIIDEGPIGIVDSIDENLIQVKLNPDVRAFDINWKLLAKPGENVIMFVEGEDAVSLKDQVVIENEALCIKGNKANLKCDIILCHLE